The proteins below are encoded in one region of Reichenbachiella sp. 5M10:
- a CDS encoding carboxy terminal-processing peptidase, giving the protein MKLKINKISVVLWLLIFQTFASQGFVVGDTLPELVPADKHWKETYLINNLLKKNHYRKQELNDSLSSVIFHNYFESLDYNKSYFLASDVDYFSKYEYELDDYIRKGNVDVAFQIFRIFRERANTRIDYVDELVERGFDFSKDESLDLDEEKQPWAKSNAEIDERWRKIIKNQALSYKLAGKTDEEIKESLTKRYERYRKGINQYNSDDVFQFYMNAYTSAYDPHTSYFSPVSSDNFNISMSLSLEGIGARLTQSMDYTVVNEVVAGGPAYKSKLLHKDDKIIAVAQGDDEAFVDVIGWRLQDVVQLIRGKKGTVVRLQVLKFDEGTGALPKEIRLVRDKIKLEEQSAKSEIIPIYNGKETYNLGVITLPSFYINFEEARQGVKDYKSTTRDVKKIIEELQANDVDGILIDLRYNGGGSLKEAIDLTGLFIDEGPVVQVRGSDGSIDINRDEDSRVQYDGPVAVLINRFSASASEIFSGAIQDYKRGIIVGETSFGKGTVQNLIGLNRMLPTDDARMGQLKLTLAKFYRVTGSSTQNIGVTPDISFPSGFDAAEFGESSRPNALPWDQIASSYYRPTNDVSPQLIQHLQTLYNTDMNEDVDLKYLQEDIDHMKEEKEKRSLSLNYEERKKEADQEDKRIADRKNLVESAGTVGEEVTDDKDEETKLSEDPYLKEGLRLLSEVVKVEAK; this is encoded by the coding sequence ATGAAATTGAAGATTAATAAAATTAGCGTGGTATTGTGGTTGTTGATTTTTCAAACTTTTGCTTCTCAGGGCTTTGTCGTTGGAGATACACTACCTGAATTAGTGCCCGCTGACAAGCATTGGAAGGAGACTTATTTGATCAATAATTTGCTCAAGAAAAACCATTACCGCAAACAAGAGTTGAATGATTCATTGTCGTCGGTTATTTTTCACAACTACTTCGAATCTTTGGATTACAACAAGTCCTATTTTTTAGCATCAGATGTTGATTACTTCTCGAAGTATGAGTACGAGCTTGATGACTACATCCGAAAAGGGAATGTGGACGTGGCTTTTCAGATTTTTAGAATATTCAGAGAACGTGCCAATACACGAATAGATTATGTGGATGAACTCGTCGAGCGTGGTTTTGATTTTTCGAAAGATGAATCTCTCGATTTGGATGAGGAGAAACAACCGTGGGCCAAGAGCAATGCAGAGATCGATGAGCGCTGGAGAAAAATCATCAAAAATCAGGCATTGAGTTACAAGCTAGCAGGCAAAACGGATGAAGAAATTAAGGAGTCGTTGACCAAGCGCTATGAGCGTTACCGCAAGGGGATCAACCAATACAACTCGGATGATGTGTTTCAGTTTTACATGAATGCTTATACGAGTGCGTATGATCCGCATACAAGCTATTTTTCACCCGTGTCTTCTGACAATTTCAACATATCTATGAGTTTGTCCCTAGAGGGAATTGGTGCTCGATTGACACAAAGCATGGATTATACTGTAGTCAACGAAGTGGTGGCAGGCGGTCCTGCATACAAGAGCAAGTTACTGCACAAAGATGATAAAATCATAGCAGTAGCACAAGGTGATGACGAAGCGTTTGTGGATGTAATTGGATGGCGATTGCAGGACGTAGTGCAGCTGATTCGAGGCAAAAAAGGGACCGTGGTGAGACTCCAGGTCTTGAAGTTTGATGAAGGAACGGGGGCTTTGCCCAAAGAAATTCGTTTGGTCAGAGACAAAATCAAGTTAGAAGAGCAATCGGCTAAGTCTGAAATCATACCAATCTACAACGGCAAAGAGACTTACAACTTAGGGGTGATCACACTTCCGAGTTTTTACATCAATTTTGAAGAAGCAAGACAAGGTGTAAAGGACTACAAAAGTACCACACGTGATGTCAAGAAGATCATCGAAGAGCTACAGGCCAATGATGTGGATGGGATATTGATTGATTTGCGCTACAACGGTGGAGGGTCGCTCAAAGAGGCCATCGATTTGACGGGACTTTTCATCGATGAGGGACCTGTAGTGCAGGTGCGTGGATCAGACGGTAGCATAGATATCAATAGGGACGAAGACAGCAGGGTGCAATACGATGGGCCAGTAGCTGTTTTGATCAATCGATTTTCGGCTTCTGCTTCTGAGATTTTTAGTGGAGCAATTCAGGATTACAAGCGGGGTATCATCGTAGGAGAGACTTCTTTTGGTAAGGGGACTGTCCAAAATTTGATTGGTCTCAATAGAATGCTGCCTACGGACGATGCGCGCATGGGGCAGCTGAAATTGACTCTGGCAAAATTTTACCGTGTGACAGGTAGTAGCACTCAAAACATCGGTGTGACGCCAGATATCAGTTTTCCATCAGGGTTTGATGCCGCAGAGTTTGGTGAAAGTTCTAGACCCAATGCCTTGCCGTGGGATCAAATCGCTTCGTCCTACTATCGACCAACCAATGACGTGTCTCCGCAACTGATCCAACACTTGCAAACGCTATACAATACAGATATGAATGAGGATGTGGACTTGAAATATCTACAAGAAGATATAGATCATATGAAAGAAGAGAAGGAGAAGCGTAGCTTGTCTCTCAACTATGAAGAAAGAAAGAAAGAAGCAGATCAAGAAGACAAGCGTATTGCTGATCGCAAAAATCTCGTTGAATCTGCGGGTACTGTAGGCGAAGAAGTGACTGATGACAAAGACGAAGAGACTAAATTGTCAGAAGACCCTTATTTGAAAGAAGGGCTGAGGCTGTTGTCAGAGGTGGTCAAGGTAGAAGCGAAATAA
- a CDS encoding DUF302 domain-containing protein, whose protein sequence is MCVLGLSTHRSVGQDPTIYVSPHNIDQTLSNVYVGIDRNSHKYINTLYYQADSTGIGEFVGSVYVVEFSMDHIEDLVSCEPTVAFDLPLKIMIWEEQGDVYLSYVNPFVFKRRYFIKGCDELLDQVNKAMIRIVNDAIRTN, encoded by the coding sequence GTGTGTGTACTAGGATTGAGTACGCATCGGTCTGTAGGGCAAGATCCGACTATTTATGTGAGTCCTCACAACATAGATCAGACTTTGTCCAATGTCTATGTAGGTATTGATCGTAACTCACACAAATATATCAATACGTTATATTATCAAGCAGATTCGACAGGTATAGGGGAGTTTGTCGGAAGTGTCTACGTGGTAGAGTTCTCGATGGATCATATCGAGGATCTCGTATCCTGTGAACCTACAGTGGCCTTTGATTTGCCACTCAAGATCATGATCTGGGAGGAACAGGGCGACGTATATTTGTCGTATGTCAATCCTTTTGTTTTCAAAAGAAGGTATTTTATCAAAGGATGTGACGAGCTACTAGATCAAGTCAACAAGGCCATGATTCGTATTGTCAATGATGCGATTCGGACGAATTGA
- the holA gene encoding DNA polymerase III subunit delta, with protein sequence MAQYQEILSNLKAGQYAPVYFLQGEETYFIDQIVDYIEEHAVEESMKGFNQVIVYGKDADIPTIINHAKGFPMMSDRKVVIIKEAQELAGFDKELGEKYFTNYLENPQPSTILVFAYKYKSLDKRKKLSKLFVKHAVVMSSAKMYDNQLPTWIEGYVKDKGKKIDQKALFLITENIGNNLTRISNEIDKMLINISGVDLITSDHVYKNIGISKEYNVFELQKALSYRNVMKANEIIHYFKSDPKSNPLIPIIANIFAFYNKILLIHHSKNKSDQYLASLLGVHPFFVKEYIMAAKNYPLSKVIDNIRYIKIADMKSKGIDYPPQSEGEIMKELVFTLLH encoded by the coding sequence GTGGCACAATATCAAGAAATTTTAAGCAATCTGAAAGCTGGGCAATATGCTCCCGTTTATTTTTTGCAGGGTGAGGAAACTTACTTTATAGACCAAATCGTGGACTATATTGAGGAACATGCTGTAGAAGAAAGCATGAAGGGATTCAATCAAGTAATTGTCTATGGCAAGGATGCTGATATCCCTACAATCATCAATCACGCCAAGGGGTTTCCGATGATGTCAGATAGAAAAGTCGTAATCATCAAAGAAGCACAGGAATTGGCGGGTTTCGACAAGGAATTAGGGGAGAAGTATTTTACCAACTACCTCGAAAACCCTCAACCTTCCACGATTTTGGTTTTTGCCTACAAGTATAAGTCTTTGGATAAGCGTAAAAAACTGTCTAAACTCTTTGTCAAGCATGCCGTGGTAATGAGCTCTGCCAAGATGTATGACAATCAACTGCCGACATGGATCGAGGGCTACGTCAAGGATAAGGGAAAGAAAATTGATCAGAAGGCTTTGTTTTTGATTACTGAAAATATTGGAAACAACCTGACAAGGATCTCTAACGAGATAGATAAGATGTTGATCAATATCTCCGGGGTAGACTTGATCACGTCCGATCATGTGTACAAGAATATCGGAATCAGCAAGGAGTACAATGTATTTGAATTGCAAAAGGCTTTGTCCTATCGCAACGTGATGAAAGCGAATGAAATCATTCATTACTTTAAGTCAGACCCAAAGTCAAACCCCTTGATTCCCATCATTGCCAATATTTTTGCCTTCTACAATAAAATACTATTGATCCATCATTCGAAAAATAAATCGGATCAATATTTGGCATCTTTATTGGGAGTTCATCCATTTTTCGTCAAGGAATACATCATGGCAGCAAAGAACTACCCATTGTCCAAAGTCATAGACAACATCAGATACATCAAAATCGCTGACATGAAATCCAAAGGGATAGATTATCCCCCACAATCTGAAGGTGAAATCATGAAGGAATTGGTATTCACGCTTCTTCATTGA